In a single window of the Sediminicoccus sp. KRV36 genome:
- the rplV gene encoding 50S ribosomal protein L22, with product MSKPKHPRGLADSEAQAITHNIRVSPLKLNLVAAMIRGAKAQDAVATLTFSKRRIAQTVKKTLESAIANAENNHQLDVDRLVVAKAEVGRSMVMKRFAARGRGKSSRIEKWFSHLKIVVAEQQAPVASSEAKAA from the coding sequence ATGAGCAAGCCGAAACATCCCCGCGGTCTCGCGGATTCCGAGGCGCAGGCCATCACGCACAACATCCGCGTGAGCCCGCTGAAGCTGAACTTGGTGGCCGCGATGATCCGTGGCGCCAAGGCGCAGGATGCCGTTGCCACGCTGACCTTCAGCAAGCGCCGCATCGCCCAGACGGTGAAGAAGACGCTGGAAAGCGCGATCGCCAACGCCGAGAACAACCACCAGCTGGACGTGGATCGTCTGGTGGTGGCCAAGGCGGAAGTCGGTCGCTCCATGGTCATGAAGCGCTTTGCCGCGCGTGGCCGTGGCAAGTCGTCGCGCATCGAGAAGTGGTTCAGCCATTTGAAGATTGTGGTCGCGGAACAGCAGGCGCCCGTGGCGTCGAGCGAAGCGAAGGCAGCGTAA
- the rplB gene encoding 50S ribosomal protein L2, with translation MALKNYNPTTPSLRGTVLIDRSGLWKGKPVKGLTEGKSHSGGRNNHGRITVRFRGGGHKQSYRIVDFKRRANWGMPATVERIEYDPNRTAFIALVKYSNNEIAYIIAPQRMKVGDVVIAGDKADIKPGNAMPLGAIPVGTVIHNIELKPGAGAKVARSAGTFAQLVGKDAGLAQVKLMSGEVRTVRSECLASIGAVSNADNSNQDLGKAGRSRWMGRKPHNRGVTMNPVDHPHGGGEGRTSGGRHPVTPWGKPTKGAKTRNNKRTDRDIVRRRNATKG, from the coding sequence ATGGCGCTCAAGAATTATAACCCGACGACGCCGAGCCTTCGCGGCACGGTTCTCATCGACCGCTCCGGTCTGTGGAAGGGCAAGCCCGTCAAGGGGCTGACGGAAGGCAAGAGCCATTCCGGCGGCCGCAACAATCACGGCCGCATCACCGTGCGGTTCCGTGGGGGCGGTCACAAGCAGTCCTACCGCATCGTGGACTTCAAGCGCCGTGCCAATTGGGGCATGCCGGCGACGGTGGAGCGGATCGAGTATGATCCGAACCGCACCGCCTTCATCGCGCTGGTGAAGTACTCGAACAACGAGATCGCCTACATCATTGCGCCGCAGCGCATGAAGGTGGGCGACGTGGTGATCGCGGGCGACAAGGCCGATATCAAGCCGGGCAATGCGATGCCGCTCGGCGCGATCCCGGTCGGGACCGTGATCCACAATATCGAGCTGAAGCCGGGTGCCGGTGCAAAGGTCGCCCGTTCCGCCGGGACCTTCGCGCAGCTGGTCGGCAAGGATGCCGGGCTTGCGCAGGTGAAGCTGATGTCGGGCGAGGTGCGCACCGTGCGCAGCGAGTGCCTGGCCAGCATCGGCGCTGTGTCCAACGCGGACAACAGCAACCAGGATCTGGGCAAGGCTGGCCGCAGCCGCTGGATGGGGCGCAAGCCGCATAACCGCGGTGTGACCATGAACCCTGTCGATCACCCGCATGGTGGTGGTGAAGGCCGGACCTCCGGTGGCCGCCATCCGGTGACGCCGTGGGGCAAGCCGACCAAGGGTGCGAAGACGCGCAACAACAAGCGGACGGATCGCGATATCGTGCGCCGCCGCAACGCGACGAAGGGCTGA
- the rplC gene encoding 50S ribosomal protein L3 → MATQVRTGLIARKLGMTRLFNDDGTTTPVTVLHLDAVRVVAQRTTEKDGYTALQLGIGTAKPKNVSKANRGHFAKAGVEAPLKVTEFRVDAEALVAPGTVLSGAHFVTGQKVDVTGTSKGKGFAGAMKRWNFSGLEASHGVSISHRSHGSTGNRQDPGKTFKNKKMAGHLGVERITTQNLVIAGHDAERGLLLIKGCIPGSAGGYVLVRDAVKRARPADAPFPTAVSAAPSPATV, encoded by the coding sequence ATGGCCACCCAGGTCCGGACGGGACTGATCGCGCGCAAGCTCGGCATGACTCGTCTTTTCAATGATGACGGCACGACCACACCGGTGACGGTGCTTCACCTCGATGCGGTTCGCGTCGTGGCGCAGCGCACGACCGAGAAGGATGGCTACACCGCCCTCCAGCTCGGCATCGGCACGGCGAAGCCGAAGAACGTGTCCAAGGCCAATCGCGGGCATTTCGCGAAGGCCGGCGTTGAGGCGCCGCTCAAGGTGACGGAATTCCGCGTGGATGCCGAGGCGCTGGTCGCCCCGGGGACCGTGCTGTCGGGGGCGCATTTCGTCACCGGGCAGAAAGTGGATGTGACCGGCACCTCCAAGGGCAAGGGCTTCGCCGGCGCCATGAAGCGCTGGAACTTCTCCGGTCTTGAAGCCTCGCACGGCGTCTCGATCAGCCACCGCTCGCACGGCTCCACCGGCAACCGCCAGGATCCGGGCAAGACCTTCAAGAACAAGAAGATGGCCGGTCATCTCGGCGTTGAGCGCATCACCACGCAGAACCTCGTGATCGCTGGTCACGATGCCGAGCGTGGGCTGCTGCTCATCAAGGGCTGCATTCCCGGTTCCGCTGGTGGCTATGTGCTGGTGCGGGATGCTGTGAAGCGCGCGCGCCCTGCCGATGCGCCGTTCCCCACGGCAGTTTCCGCCGCGCCGTCGCCGGCGACGGTCTGA
- the rpsL gene encoding 30S ribosomal protein S12 — translation MPTINQLIAQGREPRRSQNKVPALEGCPQKRGVCTRVYTTTPKKPNSALRKVAKVRLTNGFEVVSYIPGEGHNLQEHSVVLIRGGRVKDLPGVRYHILRGVLDTQGLPKRRKRRSLYGAKRPK, via the coding sequence ATGCCGACGATCAACCAGCTCATCGCGCAAGGGCGCGAGCCGCGTCGCAGCCAGAACAAGGTTCCGGCTCTCGAAGGCTGCCCCCAGAAGCGTGGCGTGTGCACGCGCGTGTACACAACGACCCCGAAGAAGCCGAACTCGGCGCTTCGCAAGGTCGCCAAGGTGCGCCTCACCAACGGGTTTGAAGTGGTGAGCTACATCCCTGGCGAGGGGCACAACCTGCAGGAACACTCCGTGGTCCTGATCCGTGGCGGGCGCGTGAAGGATCTTCCGGGCGTGCGCTACCACATTCTGCGTGGCGTGCTCGATACGCAGGGCCTGCCGAAGCGGCGCAAGCGCCGTTCGCTCTACGGCGCCAAGCGGCCGAAGTGA
- the rpsJ gene encoding 30S ribosomal protein S10 — MDSQNIRIRLKAFDHRVLDGSTREIVQTAKRTGARVRGPIPLPTQIERFTVNRSPHVDKKSREQFEIRTHRRLLDIVDPTPQTVDALMKLDLASGVDVEIKI, encoded by the coding sequence ATGGACAGCCAGAATATCCGGATCCGCCTCAAGGCGTTCGACCACCGCGTGCTCGATGGCAGCACGCGCGAGATCGTGCAGACCGCGAAGCGGACCGGTGCGCGTGTGCGCGGGCCGATCCCGCTGCCGACGCAGATCGAGCGTTTCACGGTGAACCGCTCGCCCCACGTGGACAAGAAGAGCCGCGAGCAGTTCGAAATTCGGACGCATCGCCGGCTTCTCGACATTGTCGACCCCACGCCCCAGACGGTGGACGCGCTGATGAAGCTCGACCTGGCGTCCGGCGTGGACGTCGAGATCAAGATCTGA
- a CDS encoding 50S ribosomal protein L23, with product MSAERMYQCILSPLVTEKATMMSENGQYAFRVAIDASKPEIKQAVEGLFGVNVLAVNTLVMKGKAKRFKGRPGQRSDWKKAMVRLADGQSIDLTTGLS from the coding sequence ATCAGCGCCGAGCGGATGTACCAGTGCATCCTCTCGCCCCTGGTGACCGAGAAGGCCACCATGATGAGCGAAAACGGCCAGTATGCGTTCCGCGTGGCGATTGACGCCTCGAAGCCTGAGATCAAGCAGGCGGTCGAGGGTCTCTTCGGCGTGAACGTGCTGGCGGTGAATACGCTGGTCATGAAGGGCAAGGCCAAGCGCTTCAAGGGCCGTCCTGGCCAGCGCTCGGATTGGAAGAAGGCGATGGTGCGCCTGGCCGATGGCCAGAGCATCGATCTGACCACGGGGCTCAGCTAA
- the rplD gene encoding 50S ribosomal protein L4, with the protein MQVSVITLDNAPAGEADLPDELFATAPRADIMARVVHWQLAKRRAGTHKVKGMGEVSGTTKKPYRQKGTGSARQGSLRAPQFRKGGIVHGPVVRDHGYSLNKKVRRLGLISALSQKAKDGKLVVLDAATADQAAKTSTMAKQVKALGWTKALVIDAEVNDHFLRVLRNIPGMDALPTAGANVYDILNHDVLVLTRAGVEALKERLA; encoded by the coding sequence ATGCAAGTTTCTGTCATCACTCTGGACAATGCTCCGGCCGGCGAAGCCGACCTGCCGGATGAACTGTTCGCGACCGCGCCCCGCGCCGACATCATGGCCCGCGTGGTTCACTGGCAGTTGGCCAAGCGCCGCGCCGGGACCCACAAGGTCAAGGGCATGGGCGAGGTTTCGGGCACCACGAAGAAGCCCTACCGCCAGAAAGGCACGGGTTCCGCCCGTCAGGGTTCGCTTCGCGCGCCGCAGTTCCGCAAGGGGGGCATCGTGCATGGTCCCGTCGTGCGGGACCATGGCTACAGCCTGAACAAGAAGGTTCGCCGTCTCGGCCTGATTTCGGCACTCAGCCAGAAGGCCAAGGATGGCAAGCTGGTGGTGCTCGATGCCGCGACCGCGGACCAGGCCGCCAAGACCAGCACCATGGCCAAGCAGGTCAAGGCGCTCGGCTGGACCAAGGCGCTGGTGATCGATGCGGAGGTGAATGACCACTTCCTCCGCGTGCTGCGCAACATCCCGGGCATGGACGCGCTGCCGACGGCGGGCGCCAATGTCTATGACATTCTCAACCATGACGTTCTCGTGCTGACCCGCGCCGGCGTCGAAGCCCTGAAGGAGCGCCTGGCATGA
- the rpsS gene encoding 30S ribosomal protein S19: protein MPRSVWKGPFVDGYLLAKAETARNSTRNELIKTWSRRSTILPQFVGLTFGVYNGKKFLPVQVSENMVGHKLGEFSPTRTFGGHSADKKAKRG from the coding sequence ATGCCGCGCAGTGTATGGAAAGGGCCGTTCGTGGACGGCTATCTTCTCGCCAAGGCGGAGACCGCAAGGAACTCCACCCGCAACGAGCTCATCAAGACGTGGTCGCGCCGAAGCACGATCCTGCCGCAGTTCGTGGGCCTCACCTTTGGGGTCTACAACGGCAAGAAGTTTCTGCCGGTTCAGGTGTCTGAAAACATGGTTGGCCACAAGCTCGGCGAATTCTCGCCGACGCGGACCTTTGGTGGTCACTCGGCCGACAAGAAGGCGAAGCGGGGCTAA
- the tuf gene encoding elongation factor Tu, whose amino-acid sequence MAKAKFERNKPHCNIGTIGHVDHGKTSLTAAITKVLAKSGGASFTAYDQIDKAPEERARGITISTAHVEYETANRHYAHVDCPGHADYVKNMITGAAQMDGAILVCSAADGPMPQTREHILLARQVGVPALVVFLNKMDLADPDLVELVEMELRELLSSYQFPGDDIPIIKGSAVAALEDKTPEIGENAILELMAAVDSYIPQPERAIDRPFLMPVEDVFSISGRGTVVTGRVERGVVKVGEEVEIIGLKDTVKTVVTGVEMFRKLLDSGQAGDNIGALLRGTKREDVERGQVLAAPGSIKPHSKFKAEAYILTKEEGGRHTPFFTNYRPQFYFRTTDVTGIVQLPEGVEMVMPGDNVSMDVELIAPIAMDEGLRFAIREGGRTVGAGVVASISK is encoded by the coding sequence ATGGCCAAGGCGAAGTTTGAGCGGAACAAGCCGCACTGCAATATTGGGACGATCGGCCATGTTGATCATGGCAAGACGTCCCTGACGGCGGCGATCACGAAGGTGCTGGCGAAGTCTGGTGGTGCGTCGTTCACGGCGTATGACCAGATTGACAAGGCGCCTGAGGAGCGTGCGCGCGGGATCACGATCTCGACGGCGCATGTGGAGTATGAGACGGCGAACCGCCACTACGCGCATGTGGATTGCCCTGGCCACGCCGACTACGTGAAGAACATGATCACGGGTGCGGCGCAGATGGACGGCGCGATCCTGGTGTGCTCGGCCGCCGATGGCCCGATGCCGCAGACGCGCGAGCACATCCTGCTCGCCCGCCAGGTGGGCGTTCCCGCGCTGGTGGTGTTCCTGAACAAGATGGATCTGGCCGATCCTGATCTGGTCGAGCTGGTGGAGATGGAGCTGCGCGAGCTGCTCTCCTCCTACCAGTTCCCGGGCGATGACATCCCCATCATCAAGGGCTCGGCCGTGGCCGCGCTCGAAGACAAGACGCCCGAGATCGGCGAGAACGCCATTCTTGAGCTGATGGCGGCGGTGGACAGCTACATTCCGCAGCCCGAGCGCGCGATTGACCGCCCCTTCCTGATGCCGGTGGAGGACGTGTTCTCGATCTCCGGCCGCGGCACGGTGGTGACGGGCCGCGTGGAGCGTGGCGTGGTGAAGGTGGGCGAGGAAGTCGAGATCATCGGCCTGAAGGACACCGTGAAGACGGTGGTCACGGGTGTGGAGATGTTCCGCAAGCTGCTGGATAGCGGGCAGGCGGGCGACAATATCGGCGCGCTGCTGCGCGGCACGAAGCGTGAAGACGTGGAGCGCGGCCAGGTTCTGGCGGCTCCGGGTTCGATCAAGCCGCACTCGAAGTTCAAGGCCGAGGCGTATATCCTGACGAAGGAAGAGGGTGGCCGCCACACGCCGTTCTTCACGAATTACCGCCCGCAATTCTACTTCCGGACGACGGATGTGACGGGGATCGTGCAGCTTCCCGAGGGCGTTGAGATGGTGATGCCGGGCGATAATGTCTCGATGGATGTCGAGCTGATTGCGCCGATCGCGATGGATGAGGGGCTGCGCTTCGCCATCCGCGAGGGTGGCCGCACCGTGGGTGCGGGCGTCGTCGCCAGCATCTCGAAGTAA
- the rpsC gene encoding 30S ribosomal protein S3: MGHKVNPIGLRLGINRTWDSRWYAGRDYARLLHDDLKLRETLKERLKSAGVSKVVVERPAKKPRVTIHAARPGVVIGKKGADIDTLRKELSIKAGAEVSLNILEIRKPELDSVLVAESIAQQLERRVAFRRAMKRAVQSAMRLGALGIRINCSGRLGGAEIARMEWYREGRVPLHTLRADIDYGVATAKTTYGTCGVKVWIFKGEIMAHDPSAQDKRAHEQAPQR; this comes from the coding sequence ATGGGTCACAAAGTCAATCCGATTGGCCTTCGCCTCGGCATCAACCGCACCTGGGACAGCCGCTGGTATGCGGGCCGGGATTATGCGCGGCTGCTGCATGACGACCTGAAGCTGCGCGAGACGCTGAAGGAGCGGCTGAAGTCCGCTGGCGTGTCGAAGGTGGTGGTGGAGCGTCCGGCGAAGAAGCCGCGCGTGACCATTCATGCCGCGCGCCCTGGCGTCGTCATCGGCAAGAAGGGCGCGGATATCGATACGCTGCGCAAGGAATTGTCCATCAAGGCCGGCGCCGAAGTCTCGCTGAACATCCTGGAGATCCGCAAGCCGGAGCTCGACAGTGTTCTCGTGGCCGAGAGCATCGCGCAGCAGCTGGAGCGCCGCGTGGCCTTCCGCCGTGCGATGAAGCGCGCCGTGCAATCCGCCATGCGCCTTGGCGCGCTGGGCATCCGGATCAACTGCTCCGGGCGTCTTGGCGGTGCCGAGATCGCGCGGATGGAGTGGTATCGCGAAGGTCGCGTGCCCCTGCACACGCTGCGCGCCGACATTGATTATGGCGTTGCGACGGCGAAGACGACTTATGGCACCTGCGGCGTAAAGGTGTGGATCTTCAAGGGCGAAATCATGGCCCATGATCCGAGTGCGCAGGATAAGCGCGCCCACGAACAAGCGCCCCAGCGGTAA
- the rpsG gene encoding 30S ribosomal protein S7 yields the protein MSRRHRAEKREVLPDPKFGDIVLSRFMNVLMYDGKKSAAEGIVYAAMDTLKRKGGANADPLRLFHEALDNVKPAVEVRSRRVGGATYQVPVEVRPERRQALAIRWLIDAARKRGESTMEERLSAELMDAVNNRGTAVKKREDTHRMAEANKAFSHYRW from the coding sequence ATGTCACGTCGTCACCGCGCGGAAAAGCGCGAAGTTCTGCCGGACCCGAAGTTCGGCGATATCGTGCTGAGCCGCTTCATGAATGTGCTCATGTACGACGGCAAGAAGTCTGCCGCCGAGGGCATCGTCTATGCGGCGATGGACACGCTGAAGCGCAAGGGCGGCGCCAATGCCGATCCGCTGCGCCTCTTCCACGAGGCGCTGGACAATGTGAAGCCGGCCGTCGAGGTGCGCTCGCGCCGCGTCGGTGGCGCCACCTACCAGGTGCCCGTCGAGGTTCGCCCCGAGCGGCGCCAGGCGCTGGCCATTCGCTGGCTGATCGACGCCGCGCGGAAGCGTGGCGAGAGCACGATGGAAGAGCGGCTTTCCGCCGAGCTGATGGACGCGGTGAACAACCGCGGCACGGCCGTCAAGAAGCGCGAAGACACGCACCGGATGGCAGAGGCCAACAAGGCTTTCAGCCACTACCGTTGGTAA
- the rpoC gene encoding DNA-directed RNA polymerase subunit beta', with amino-acid sequence MNELMKILGQTGQAMTFDQIKISMASPEQIRSWSYGEIKKPETINYRTFKPERDGLFCARIFGPIKDYECLCGKYKRMKFRGIVCEKCGVEVTLAKVRRERMGHIELAAPVAHIWFLKSLPSRVGLMVDMSLKELEKVLYFESYVVLEPGLTDLKLHSLLNEDQFVAKQDEFGEDAFRVGIGAEAVKEILHGMEMAKDAVRLRAELKETTSEAKRKKLVKRLKLIEAFSESGARPEWMILDVVPVIPPELRPLVPLDGGRFATSDLNDLYRRVINRNNRLKRLIELRAPDIIVRNEKRMLQESVDALFDNGRRGRAITGANKRPLKSLSDMLKGKQGRFRQNLLGKRVDYSGRSVIVVGPELKLHQCGLPKKMALELFKPFIYSKLEKYGHASTIKQAKRMVEKERPEVWDILEEVIREHPVLLNRAPTLHRLGIQAFEPVLVEGKAIQLHPLVCTAFNADFDGDQMAVHVPLSLEAQLEARVLMMSTNNILSPANGKPIIVPSQDIVLGLYYLSLDTPEFRVAEDDKAPRIGDIGEIEHALEVKALTIHTKILTRRATVDADGKPVVERVITTPGRMLMGALLPKHPALPFSLINRLLTKKSISDVIDAVYRHCGQKESVIFADRLMGLGFKHAAKAGISFGKNDMMIPAEKEGFIASTKAEVKEFEQQYLDGLITSGERYNKVVDAWSRCTDEVAKAMMAEIQKQEIGKPTNSVWMMSHSGARGSPAQMRQLAGMRGLMAKPSGEIIEQPIISNFKEGLTVLEYFNSTHGARKGLADTALKTANSGYLTRRLVDVAQDCIIMEDDCGTERGLNVRAIMDGGDVVSSLSERILGRTTQEDVLDPATGEVIIAKNMLVEEADAEAIEKAGVEGVKIRSVLTCESLQGVCGHCYGRDLARGTPVNMGEAVGVIAAQSIGEPGTQLTMRTFHIGGAAQRGAEQSAVEATVDSTVKLHNLSLVTNSSGAPIVMSRNCEVGLLDANGRERARFRVPYGAKMIITDGAKVERGQKLAEWDPFTLPIITEREGKVEYQDLIEGVTLVEKTDDVTGLTSKVVVDYKATAKSADLRPRIVMKDARGEIMKLPNGTEARYFLNPDTVLSVDHGATVEAGDVVARMPRESSKTRDITGGLPRVAELFEARRPKDAAIISDIDGRVEFGKDYKAKRRVIVKSEPMGDEPPLEREYLVPKGKHVSVQEGDYVKAGDPLVDGPRVPHDILRVLGVEALANYLVNEIQDVYRLQGVKINDKHIEVIVRQMLQKVEILEPGDTTYLIGEQVDRFEFDAENEKRLRVGERPARAEPVLQGITKASLQTQSFISAASFQETTRVLTEAATAGKVDTLGGLKENVIVGRLIPAGTGSVMNRLKVLAARRDSGRLPAVPALAEPETSPAAAE; translated from the coding sequence TCCGGCGCGAGCGCATGGGCCATATCGAGCTTGCCGCTCCCGTGGCGCATATCTGGTTCCTGAAGAGCCTGCCCAGCCGCGTCGGCCTCATGGTGGATATGAGCCTGAAGGAGCTGGAGAAGGTTCTGTATTTCGAGAGCTATGTGGTGCTCGAACCGGGCCTGACCGACCTCAAGCTACATTCGCTGCTGAACGAGGATCAGTTCGTCGCCAAGCAGGATGAGTTCGGCGAGGACGCCTTCCGTGTGGGCATCGGCGCCGAGGCGGTGAAGGAAATCCTGCATGGGATGGAGATGGCGAAGGACGCCGTCCGCCTGCGCGCCGAGCTGAAGGAGACGACCTCCGAAGCCAAGCGCAAGAAGCTGGTGAAGCGGCTGAAGCTGATCGAGGCTTTCTCCGAATCCGGCGCGCGTCCGGAATGGATGATCCTCGACGTGGTGCCGGTCATCCCGCCCGAGCTGCGCCCGCTGGTGCCGCTGGATGGTGGCCGCTTCGCGACCTCGGATCTGAATGACCTGTATCGCCGCGTCATCAACCGCAACAACCGCCTGAAGCGCCTGATCGAGCTGCGCGCGCCGGACATCATCGTGCGCAATGAGAAGCGCATGCTGCAGGAATCGGTGGATGCGCTGTTCGACAATGGCCGCCGCGGCCGCGCCATCACGGGTGCCAACAAGCGCCCGCTGAAGTCGCTCTCGGACATGCTGAAGGGCAAGCAGGGCCGCTTCCGGCAGAATCTGCTGGGCAAGCGCGTGGACTACTCGGGCCGTTCGGTCATCGTGGTGGGCCCGGAGTTGAAGCTGCACCAGTGCGGCCTGCCGAAGAAGATGGCGCTGGAGCTGTTCAAGCCCTTCATCTACTCGAAGCTCGAAAAATACGGCCACGCCAGCACCATCAAGCAGGCGAAGCGCATGGTGGAAAAGGAGCGTCCCGAGGTCTGGGACATCCTGGAAGAGGTGATCCGCGAGCACCCGGTTCTGCTGAACCGCGCCCCCACGCTGCACCGCCTGGGCATCCAGGCCTTCGAGCCCGTGCTGGTCGAGGGCAAGGCGATCCAGCTGCACCCGCTGGTCTGCACCGCCTTCAACGCGGATTTCGACGGCGACCAGATGGCCGTGCACGTCCCGCTGAGCCTTGAGGCCCAGCTGGAAGCGCGCGTGCTGATGATGTCCACCAACAACATCCTCAGCCCCGCCAACGGCAAGCCGATCATCGTGCCGAGCCAGGACATCGTGCTCGGCCTCTATTACCTCAGCCTCGACACGCCCGAATTCCGCGTGGCCGAGGACGACAAGGCGCCGCGCATCGGTGACATCGGTGAGATCGAGCACGCCCTCGAGGTGAAGGCGCTGACGATCCACACCAAGATCCTGACGCGCCGCGCCACGGTGGATGCCGATGGCAAGCCCGTGGTCGAGCGCGTGATCACGACGCCGGGGCGCATGCTGATGGGCGCTCTCCTGCCCAAGCACCCGGCGCTGCCCTTCTCCCTGATCAACCGGCTGCTGACCAAGAAGTCCATCTCGGACGTGATTGACGCCGTCTATCGTCACTGCGGCCAGAAGGAGAGCGTGATCTTCGCCGACCGCCTGATGGGCCTCGGCTTCAAGCACGCGGCCAAGGCCGGCATTTCCTTCGGCAAGAACGACATGATGATCCCGGCCGAAAAGGAGGGCTTCATCGCCTCCACCAAGGCCGAGGTGAAGGAGTTCGAGCAGCAGTATCTGGATGGCCTGATCACCTCGGGCGAGCGCTACAACAAGGTGGTGGACGCCTGGTCGCGCTGCACGGATGAAGTGGCCAAGGCCATGATGGCCGAGATTCAGAAGCAGGAGATCGGCAAGCCGACCAACTCCGTCTGGATGATGAGCCATTCCGGCGCGCGTGGGTCGCCGGCGCAGATGCGCCAGCTGGCCGGCATGCGCGGCCTGATGGCCAAGCCCTCGGGCGAGATCATCGAGCAGCCGATCATCTCGAACTTCAAGGAAGGCCTGACCGTGCTGGAGTATTTCAACTCCACCCACGGCGCCCGCAAGGGCCTGGCCGACACCGCGCTGAAGACGGCGAACTCCGGTTACTTGACGCGGCGTCTGGTGGACGTGGCGCAGGACTGCATCATCATGGAAGATGATTGCGGCACGGAGCGTGGCCTGAATGTCCGCGCCATCATGGATGGCGGCGATGTGGTGTCCTCGCTCAGCGAGCGCATCCTGGGCCGCACCACGCAGGAAGATGTGCTGGACCCGGCGACGGGTGAAGTCATCATCGCCAAGAACATGCTGGTCGAGGAGGCCGATGCCGAGGCGATCGAGAAGGCCGGTGTCGAGGGGGTGAAGATCCGCTCGGTGCTGACCTGCGAGTCGCTCCAGGGCGTTTGCGGCCATTGCTATGGCCGTGACCTGGCGCGCGGCACGCCGGTGAACATGGGTGAGGCCGTCGGCGTCATCGCGGCCCAGTCCATTGGCGAGCCTGGCACGCAGCTCACCATGCGCACCTTCCATATCGGTGGGGCCGCGCAGCGCGGTGCCGAGCAATCGGCGGTGGAAGCCACGGTGGATTCGACCGTGAAGCTGCACAACCTCTCGCTGGTCACGAACTCCTCCGGCGCACCCATCGTGATGAGCCGGAATTGCGAAGTGGGCCTGCTGGACGCCAATGGCCGCGAGCGCGCGCGGTTCCGCGTGCCCTATGGCGCCAAGATGATCATCACGGATGGTGCCAAGGTCGAGCGTGGCCAGAAGCTGGCCGAGTGGGACCCCTTCACCCTGCCGATCATCACGGAGCGCGAAGGCAAGGTCGAATACCAGGACCTGATCGAGGGCGTCACGCTGGTCGAGAAGACCGATGACGTGACCGGCCTGACCTCCAAGGTGGTGGTGGATTACAAGGCGACCGCGAAATCGGCCGATCTGCGTCCGCGCATCGTCATGAAGGATGCCCGCGGCGAGATCATGAAGCTGCCGAACGGGACCGAGGCGCGCTACTTCCTCAACCCCGATACGGTGCTGAGCGTGGATCATGGCGCGACCGTGGAAGCGGGCGACGTGGTGGCCCGCATGCCGCGCGAATCCTCCAAGACGCGTGACATCACCGGTGGTCTGCCCCGCGTGGCCGAGTTGTTCGAGGCCCGCCGTCCGAAGGATGCCGCGATCATCAGCGACATCGATGGCCGCGTGGAATTCGGCAAGGATTACAAGGCCAAGCGCCGCGTGATCGTCAAGAGCGAGCCGATGGGCGATGAGCCGCCGCTCGAGCGTGAATACCTCGTGCCGAAGGGCAAGCACGTCTCGGTGCAGGAAGGCGACTATGTGAAGGCCGGTGACCCGCTGGTGGACGGCCCGCGCGTGCCGCATGACATCCTGCGCGTGCTGGGTGTGGAGGCGCTCGCCAACTACCTGGTGAACGAGATCCAGGACGTCTATCGACTCCAGGGCGTGAAGATCAACGACAAGCACATCGAGGTGATCGTTCGCCAGATGCTGCAGAAGGTCGAGATCCTCGAGCCGGGCGACACCACCTACCTGATCGGCGAGCAGGTGGACCGCTTCGAGTTCGATGCGGAGAATGAGAAGCGCCTGCGTGTGGGCGAACGCCCTGCACGGGCGGAGCCGGTGCTCCAGGGCATCACCAAGGCTTCGCTGCAGACGCAGAGCTTCATCTCGGCGGCCTCCTTCCAGGAGACGACACGCGTGCTCACCGAGGCGGCCACGGCCGGCAAGGTGGATACGCTGGGCGGCCTGAAGGAGAACGTCATCGTGGGCCGCCTGATCCCGGCCGGCACGGGTTCCGTGATGAACCGCCTGAAGGTTCTGGCGGCGCGTCGGGACAGCGGGCGCCTGCCCGCCGTGCCCGCGCTGGCCGAGCCGGAGACGAGCCCCGCGGCCGCCGAATAG